Part of the Actinomyces howellii genome, TTGGCGTAGGTCTCGACCTCCAGGGTGTCCTCGTCGCGCTTCATCCCCAGGAAGCCCACCTCCGCGGTCGGCAGGAGGCGGGTCATGCCGTCGAGCATGCCCAGGCCGGCGCGCAGGATCGGCACGACGATCGGCCGGGGCTCGGCGAGCCGGCGGCTCTGGGCCACGGCGACGGGGGTGGTGATCTCAACGGCCTCGGTGCGCACCTCCCGCGTGGCCTCGTAGGCCAGGAGCGTGACGAGCTCGTCGACGAGCTGGCGGAAGACGGCCGAGGGCGTCCTCTCGTCGCGCAGGACGGAGAGCTTGTGGTCGATGAGGGGGTGATCGGCAACGTGCAGGCGCATGTGTTCAGGGTAGAGCAGAGGTCGGCCCCAGGCCCTGCGACGCCGCCGTGCTGGTCCCGTGCTGGTCCCGTGCTGGTCCCGCGCCGGGCCAGTCCGCCGGCACCTCGGCCCCTCCGGCTCTCGGGACGTGGCAGGCTGGGGCCGTGAGCACGCACAGCGACCGGGCCGTGGTCGACAGGCGCTACGACCCGGCCATGCGCCGGGCACTGGAGCTCGCCGCCCAGG contains:
- the upp gene encoding uracil phosphoribosyltransferase, giving the protein MRLHVADHPLIDHKLSVLRDERTPSAVFRQLVDELVTLLAYEATREVRTEAVEITTPVAVAQSRRLAEPRPIVVPILRAGLGMLDGMTRLLPTAEVGFLGMKRDEDTLEVETYANRLPDDLSGRQCFVVDPMLATGHTLVAAINYLLERGARDVTAICLIAAPEGIATLEAAVGERADVTVVTAAQDLRLNEHAYIVPGLGDAGDRLYGIID